AACGCTGCGGTTCTCCGGGTATTTCGACCGGTACCAGCCATCCGTCCTCCATGAGAGTCTTTACGGAGCGATACACGGTGGCAATGCCCAAATTGGGGGCATGCGCTCTGGCAAATTCAAGAACTTCCTGGGGGCTCAACGGGCGGCCGCTATCGCGAAAAACCTGACGTATGGCCCGTCTTTGCGATGTATCCCGCTCCAAAGCGCTACCTCATATTTGTAGTTCGTAGCGAAAATGCGTTATCATTAAGCGAATTTGGCAGCAAAACCTTCTGCGCTCCACTGTAGCAAATTCACGGGCGGTCCACCAAGCGAGTCTCACAAGCATATGTCCCGCAAAAGCATAGCACGTATCGCAAGTGTCGCGGCTATTTTGGCTCTGCTGACCGCCTTCCCTCTCACGCTGGGGTGCGGGGGGGCTCCGGCTGGAAATCCAACCCTTGCAACAACTATCCCGCCCATAGCCCTTGTGCTGCGTGAACTGGCATCTCCGAGGACTGAGGTTGTGACGCTGCTAAGTCCGGGGGTGTCGGCCCATACGTACGAAATCACACCTGCGGATGCGCGTGCCGTGGGTTCTGCTTTGGCGCTCTTCTACGTGGATGATGCCCTGGATGGATGGGCAGCGCGTTTGCCGGCCCGGATGAAGGTCAGGCTATTTGAGTGGGTGCCAGCAGATGCGAGAATCGTGTTTTCGGGGACTCACGTGGAGGAGGATGGACACGACCACGAACATGGGGACTTCGACCCCCATTTCTGGTCCGATCCTACGGTAGTCAAGGCTACTTTGCCTAAGCTTGCAGACAAACTCGCGGAACTCGACCCCGAAGGGGCCGAATTGTATCGGGCAAATGCAAAACGGTTTGCTGAAGAACTCGATACACTGGATCAACGTGTATCTGAGAAGTTGAAACCGGTCAAGGGGCGCGCGATCGTTACCTTTCATCCCTCATGGGACTACTATTTGAAGCGGTACGGCATACGCAACGTGGGCGTACTGGAACCGTCGCCTGGCAAAGAGGCCTCGCCGCAGCAGATCATGAATCTCGTCGAGACCATTCGTGCGGCAGGGGTCACGGCCGTGTTTTCGGAACCCCAACTTCCAAGCCGTCCGGCGGAAGTCCTAGCGGATACGGCGGACGTCAAACTCGGCATGTTGGATCCGTATGGGGGCGTGCCGGGGCGCACTACCTACCGTGAACTGATTGAATTCAACACCGATGCGCTGTTAGAAATGCTGCAATGAGTGCAGACGCGATATCAGTGGAGAGTCTGACCGTCAAGTACGGTAATTTCGAGGCGTTGAAGGACATTTCGTTTTCGGCGCCCGAGGGCGCGTTCATTGCCGTAATTGGGCCCAATGGCTCGGGCAAGACCACGCTTCTGAACACCTTGGTCGGTCTGCAAGAGCCGACTCATGGGTCGCTACGGCTTTTTGGCGCGCCGCCCAATGAGCTTCCTGCCACGTCGCTGGGTTACGTTCCGCAAGTAAAGATGCTCGACAGGACGTTTCCGGCCAGGGCGCTGGACCTCGTGCTCACCGGACTGAGCCGGGGATGGCCATGGCGCATTCCCAAGCAGTCGCGCGAAATCGCGCTTCAAGCCATGAAACGAACAAAGATAGACCATTTGGCCGACCACTCCATCGCGACGTTGTCGGGTGGCGAGTTGCAGCGCGTCTACCTTGCCCGCTGCCTTGTGCGCTCCCCCAAGCTCATGGTGCTCGATGAGCCTGGAGCAGGTATGGATCTCGTCGGCGAAATGGAGATGTATCACATTCTTGAAGACTATCAGCGAGAGAAGGGCACAACGGTCGTCATGATCACGCACGATTGGGAGGGTGCGCGGACCCACGCTTCCCATGTGCTTCTCATCGACC
This region of Candidatus Hydrogenedentota bacterium genomic DNA includes:
- a CDS encoding transcriptional repressor, which gives rise to MERDTSQRRAIRQVFRDSGRPLSPQEVLEFARAHAPNLGIATVYRSVKTLMEDGWLVPVEIPGEPQRYEIAGKDHHHHFSCRSCGRMYDFDGCPSNLGGLVPAGFQMEDHEIFLYGRCADCLETKA
- a CDS encoding metal ABC transporter substrate-binding protein — its product is MSRKSIARIASVAAILALLTAFPLTLGCGGAPAGNPTLATTIPPIALVLRELASPRTEVVTLLSPGVSAHTYEITPADARAVGSALALFYVDDALDGWAARLPARMKVRLFEWVPADARIVFSGTHVEEDGHDHEHGDFDPHFWSDPTVVKATLPKLADKLAELDPEGAELYRANAKRFAEELDTLDQRVSEKLKPVKGRAIVTFHPSWDYYLKRYGIRNVGVLEPSPGKEASPQQIMNLVETIRAAGVTAVFSEPQLPSRPAEVLADTADVKLGMLDPYGGVPGRTTYRELIEFNTDALLEMLQ
- a CDS encoding metal ABC transporter ATP-binding protein encodes the protein MSADAISVESLTVKYGNFEALKDISFSAPEGAFIAVIGPNGSGKTTLLNTLVGLQEPTHGSLRLFGAPPNELPATSLGYVPQVKMLDRTFPARALDLVLTGLSRGWPWRIPKQSREIALQAMKRTKIDHLADHSIATLSGGELQRVYLARCLVRSPKLMVLDEPGAGMDLVGEMEMYHILEDYQREKGTTVVMITHDWEGARTHASHVLLIDHQLLGYGPAAEVAQEERLLRVFGFAGHKAASHKGKNNA